A section of the Aricia agestis chromosome 4, ilAriAges1.1, whole genome shotgun sequence genome encodes:
- the LOC121726367 gene encoding GPI mannosyltransferase 3, producing MALLRSLRPTQVLSAILIVRILSVFVVQTWYVPDEYWQTLEVAHKQAFGYGTLTWEWQKGIRSFLYPSIVTALYYLLKVTNLDYPEALVLLPRILQAIISSAADYSFYKWSGNRKWALFLILTSWFWFYTCSRTLLQTLETALVAIALSLFPFKEGKLSHYQKEDNRWIWLACTSVFVRPTSAPLWIVLGLYNLVTTNQGRPQLLLQTYLPIGVLAGGALVALDSFFYGKLIITPWEFFKLNVLKDIASFYGKHPWHWYITQGLPAVLGINILPVIWGIAKILRRPKENKIGTLLLSAAALHVALHSYIPHKEFRFVLPLLPILLYIAQDVIVPWSRKAEKWQLYTLALALLVGNAIPAAYFGLIHQKATLEVMPLLRENISNNRTSILFAMPCHSTPLYSHLHANVSTRYLSCDPPPPGETYESEVFFNNPNRWWAREFAVRQPPTLVVLFDVLRGRLDGLRDYRLLHELPHTQFPEGEVSEKVLVYQRKEARPKVQTDEVV from the exons ATGGCTTTGTTGAGAAGTCTGAGACCTACCCAGGTTCTGTCTGCTATACTTATCGTGAGGATTCTGTCTGTGTTCGTTGTTCAGACATGGTATGTGCCAGACGAATACTGGCAAACATTAGAAGTTGCTCATAAACAAGCATTTGGCTATGGAACCCTTACCTGGGAATGGCAAAAAGGCATAAGAAGCTTCCTGTACCCAAGCATTGTGACTGCTTTATATTATCTGCTGAAGGTTACTAATTTGGATTATCCTGAAGCATTG gtattATTGCCACGAATTTTACAAGCCATCATAAGCTCTGCAGCTGATTACAGTTTTTACAAATGGTCTGGTAATCGAAAATGGGCTTTATTCTTAATCCTGACATCATGGTTTTGGTTTTACACATGCAGCAGGACTCTCTTACAAACCCTGGAAACTGCCTTAGTAGCAATTGCCCTATCCTTGTTCCCGTTCAAAGAAGGAAAACTTTCACACTATCAAAAAG aggACAATAGATGGATTTGGCTGGCCTGTACATCTGTGTTTGTGAGACCCACATCAGCTCCTCTGTGGATTGTTCTGGGTCTTTATAACTTGGTGACTACAAATCAGGGTCGTCCACAGCTATTGCTGCAGACTTATCTGCCAATAGG ggtCTTAGCAGGTGGGGCACTTGTGGCGCTGGACTcatttttttatggaaaactTATAATTACTCCTTGGGAATTtttcaagttaaatgtattgAAAGATATTGCATCCTTCTATGGCAAGCATCCATG GCATTGGTATATTACTCAAGGTCTGCCTGCTGTATTGGGAATAAATATATTGCCTGTAATTTGGGGTATTGCTAAGATTTTAAGGAGACCAAAGGAGAATAAAATAGGCACTCTGTTACTATCCGCAGCTGCATTACATGTTGCTCTTCACAG CTACATACCTCACAAAGAGTTCAGATTTGTTTTGCCATTGCTGCCAATTTTGCTGTATATTGCTCAGGATGTTATTGTCCCATGGAGCAGAAAGGCAGAAAA ATGGCAACTTTACACCTTGGCATTAGCATTACTTGTTGGAAATGCTATTCCCGCCGCATATTTTGGATTGATACACCAAAAAGCAACTCTAGAGGTGATGCCTCTGTTACGTGAGAATATTTCGAACAACAGAACTTCGATTTTGTTTGCTATGCCTTGCCATTCGACGCCATTATACAG CCACCTCCACGCGAATGTGTCAACTCGCTACCTATCTTGCGACCCGCCGCCGCCAGGCGAGACGTACGAATCCGAGGTGTTCTTCAACAACCCCAACCGGTGGTGGGCGCGCGAGTTCGCTGTCCGTCAGCCCCCGACCCTCGTGGTACTGTTTGACGTGTTGCGCGGCCGCCTGGACGGGCTGCGAGACTACCGCCTTCTGCACGAGCTGCCGCACACACAG TTTCCAGAAGGCGAGGTGAGTGAGAAGGTTCTTGTTTACCAAAGGAAGGAAGCCAGACCAAAAGTACAAACTGACGAAGTTGTATAA